Proteins encoded together in one Halalkaliarchaeum sp. AArc-CO window:
- a CDS encoding asparagine synthase-related protein, whose amino-acid sequence MPGTTVWLPRSEFSAPDQGGDSVGSSEALDSSFYETLGALQHAPDYEQEVIVDRTDVKIGVSGYASYPIRTVEDDEYFVCFEGKQYATDLSRSDLLTVGENVIRNRREWISDWIGSSDGDFVVYALEKDSGTVGIVNDVFGRLPLYVSERDGQIIITRENKFLRECIDGIDIDRLGIAQSLLFGFPLGTRTLWKGVDKIDGGSLLRYLPESGLQRERLHWFDFGKTLAEKRSVEENARLLAKSFQQSCRHRANSATSTVVSLSGGHDSRSVAAGYHSSGSSFSAATFAPASTDDRSGTTADVEIARKTANALGVDWHRFVLSSPVSEDFRLLLSMKGGMNPFTNAETLDFFRRLRAEFGSDITYVTGDGGDKAIPDLSPPQEIESFEELVSYLFRAESIVFPLKRVITLTGVSEAELRDSVIARFQSYPESNPSDMFVGFKIRERGFNWLNEGEDRNRSYFWSTSPFYSLPFFRKAMAIPAEQKQHNRLYRAFLRQLWPEATLLKDANFHVSMASPLYPGVQRSLSFLAAHPRIEDIVTSIYRRELLDNYDENVARLLLTQVRECEEMGNIFMEGEIARIGADRSSCNSQQAFNLLTMTSAVAEILCDDPCFDSVDEVLYS is encoded by the coding sequence ATGCCAGGAACCACCGTCTGGCTCCCGCGTTCCGAATTTTCCGCTCCAGATCAGGGCGGGGATTCCGTCGGAAGCTCGGAAGCACTTGATTCGAGTTTTTATGAAACCCTCGGAGCACTTCAACACGCTCCAGACTACGAACAGGAGGTTATCGTCGACCGAACTGATGTCAAAATCGGTGTTTCGGGCTATGCGAGCTATCCGATCCGAACCGTTGAAGACGACGAGTATTTTGTTTGTTTCGAAGGAAAACAGTACGCGACAGACCTTTCTCGGTCAGACCTTCTGACTGTCGGGGAAAACGTAATCCGCAACCGGCGCGAATGGATTAGTGATTGGATAGGCAGCAGTGACGGAGATTTCGTCGTTTATGCTCTGGAAAAAGACTCTGGAACTGTTGGGATAGTTAACGACGTATTTGGGCGCCTTCCGTTGTACGTTTCAGAAAGGGATGGGCAAATTATCATAACTCGCGAGAATAAATTCCTACGCGAATGTATTGACGGAATCGATATTGATCGGCTCGGAATTGCTCAATCTCTCCTATTCGGCTTTCCTCTTGGTACGCGGACACTCTGGAAGGGCGTAGACAAAATTGACGGCGGCTCACTCCTTCGATATCTCCCTGAATCTGGTCTCCAACGTGAACGGCTACACTGGTTTGATTTCGGGAAAACCTTGGCTGAGAAACGTTCCGTCGAGGAAAACGCCAGGTTGCTCGCGAAGTCTTTCCAACAGTCCTGCAGACACCGAGCAAACTCCGCAACGTCAACGGTCGTCTCATTGAGCGGTGGTCACGACTCCCGATCAGTCGCGGCAGGATACCACTCAAGCGGATCCTCATTCTCGGCAGCTACGTTCGCTCCTGCCTCCACCGATGATAGGTCCGGTACGACTGCTGACGTCGAGATCGCCCGGAAAACCGCCAATGCCCTCGGGGTCGATTGGCACCGATTCGTCCTCTCATCCCCTGTTTCTGAGGACTTTCGACTGTTGTTATCGATGAAAGGAGGGATGAATCCGTTCACCAACGCAGAAACGCTTGACTTCTTTCGTCGTCTTCGGGCAGAGTTCGGCTCAGATATCACCTACGTCACTGGAGATGGAGGTGACAAGGCTATTCCCGACCTCTCTCCGCCTCAAGAAATCGAGAGCTTTGAGGAACTTGTCTCGTACCTGTTCCGAGCGGAAAGTATCGTTTTCCCCCTCAAACGCGTTATTACTCTGACTGGCGTTTCGGAGGCGGAACTTCGAGACTCGGTGATTGCGCGCTTTCAATCGTATCCAGAGTCCAACCCCTCTGATATGTTCGTGGGGTTTAAAATACGTGAGCGGGGTTTTAACTGGCTCAATGAAGGGGAAGACCGCAATCGGTCATACTTCTGGTCGACCTCTCCGTTTTACTCACTCCCGTTCTTTCGAAAGGCGATGGCTATCCCCGCCGAGCAAAAGCAACACAATCGGCTCTATCGGGCGTTCCTCCGCCAGTTATGGCCGGAGGCTACCCTACTGAAGGACGCTAACTTTCACGTTTCCATGGCTTCTCCGCTGTACCCCGGTGTCCAAAGGAGCCTCTCTTTCCTCGCTGCTCATCCCCGTATCGAGGACATCGTCACTTCGATCTATCGACGTGAACTCCTCGACAACTACGACGAGAACGTGGCTCGACTCCTGCTCACACAGGTACGTGAATGTGAAGAGATGGGCAATATCTTCATGGAAGGAGAAATCGCCCGAATCGGTGCCGACCGTAGTTCCTGTAACAGTCAACAGGCGTTTAATCTTCTCACGATGACCTCCGCTGTCGCCGAAATTTTGTGCGATGATCCGTGTTTCGATTCCGTTGATGAGGTTTTGTACTCGTAA
- a CDS encoding glycosyltransferase family 61 protein codes for MLSILSLGRVRTAEIATRSTRKVKQDGVGSFLKAATNRIVDVSNVLLFKALFGSLTREEMIQGAKESGGYWEYGSAEEIEIKPQADKTLEDRSVPDLFAEYAGTYDVRRPFVCELNGGLLINAADPLVVDQNRNVIMETEKPLFGARKGASRADTPFHKRTEYSDRSTSDRMGQLCRGYVQSRSRFHEQARFDSVFPLFRRDTSYGHWVLDQLPTLRGLEHYKEMTGRDPTVIIESDPPGWIEETLSLVGVDSAVPLAVPVAKADRLIVSSCRESIPRNQSVYEPSREDIAWLSREMKSRAPPTTTEHPDRVYVSRENLADRGRYVSNREDLKRVLDEFDITMCTPETLSIAEQIALYENAEILIGPHGAGLTNMIFSSDTCVIELLNKSYPSYQHLAQLCGHEYHYLQSEGERGHHTPIEIDVAELRELLKRAST; via the coding sequence ATGCTTTCGATACTATCGCTGGGCCGCGTACGGACCGCAGAGATTGCCACGAGGTCGACCAGAAAAGTCAAACAGGACGGCGTCGGGAGTTTTCTCAAGGCGGCAACGAACCGTATCGTAGATGTCTCGAACGTCTTGCTTTTCAAAGCCCTATTTGGTTCGCTGACGCGTGAGGAGATGATCCAGGGGGCAAAAGAGAGTGGTGGATATTGGGAATACGGTTCAGCTGAGGAAATAGAAATCAAGCCCCAGGCAGACAAGACCCTGGAAGACCGAAGCGTCCCTGATCTGTTTGCCGAATATGCAGGAACGTATGACGTGCGACGACCATTCGTTTGTGAACTAAATGGGGGGCTCCTGATCAACGCCGCCGATCCTCTCGTGGTGGATCAGAATAGAAACGTAATCATGGAGACGGAGAAACCACTATTCGGGGCTCGGAAGGGGGCGTCTCGGGCGGATACGCCATTCCATAAGCGAACAGAGTATTCTGACCGTTCGACCAGCGATAGAATGGGGCAGCTGTGTCGAGGATACGTACAGTCACGTAGTCGATTTCACGAACAGGCGCGATTCGACTCAGTTTTTCCATTGTTTCGACGAGACACGAGCTACGGTCACTGGGTACTGGATCAGTTGCCGACCCTCCGTGGACTCGAACACTACAAAGAGATGACAGGGCGCGATCCAACTGTTATAATAGAGTCGGATCCCCCCGGCTGGATTGAAGAAACGCTCTCTCTCGTCGGGGTCGATTCCGCCGTCCCGTTAGCGGTGCCAGTTGCGAAAGCTGATCGGTTGATCGTTTCGTCATGTCGTGAAAGTATCCCGAGAAACCAGTCAGTGTATGAACCGTCGAGAGAAGATATCGCCTGGCTGAGTCGGGAAATGAAGTCGCGGGCGCCACCCACCACTACGGAACATCCTGACCGAGTCTATGTGTCACGGGAGAACCTTGCTGATCGCGGCCGGTACGTCAGCAACAGGGAGGACCTGAAACGGGTGCTGGACGAGTTCGACATTACAATGTGTACCCCAGAAACGCTTTCGATCGCCGAGCAGATTGCGCTCTATGAGAATGCAGAGATTCTCATCGGACCACACGGGGCGGGGTTGACGAATATGATCTTCTCGAGTGACACCTGCGTTATCGAACTACTCAACAAATCATACCCCTCATATCAGCACCTGGCCCAGTTGTGCGGTCATGAGTATCACTATTTGCAGAGTGAAGGAGAACGGGGTCACCACACCCCTATCGAAATTGACGTTGCTGAATTGCGGGAACTGCTAAAACGGGCGTCCACATGA
- the rfbC gene encoding dTDP-4-dehydrorhamnose 3,5-epimerase, which produces MPFEFSDTELRGLKAIKPEVFEDDRGLFMETYKREAFEEAGIDVGFIQDNFSKSTSNVLRGLHYQTGDAAQAKIVQCTAGKIFDVVVDLKKASPTFGEYTSTILSEENKLMLYVPREYAHGFLTLSDTAKVRYKVDNDYRPNREGGIIWDDPTLAIDWPSDDPILSEKDRNWPTLETAIENDLVF; this is translated from the coding sequence GTGCCATTCGAGTTTTCTGACACCGAGCTCCGTGGATTGAAAGCGATCAAACCCGAGGTATTTGAAGACGATAGAGGGCTGTTCATGGAGACGTACAAACGGGAAGCGTTTGAAGAGGCAGGAATTGATGTGGGATTTATTCAGGACAATTTTTCCAAATCAACGTCGAATGTGCTTCGGGGACTCCATTATCAAACGGGCGATGCTGCACAGGCAAAGATAGTCCAGTGTACCGCGGGGAAGATATTCGACGTCGTCGTCGATCTCAAGAAAGCATCGCCGACGTTCGGGGAATACACCTCGACAATCCTCTCTGAAGAAAACAAACTGATGTTATACGTTCCTCGTGAGTATGCCCACGGGTTTCTGACACTGAGCGATACCGCGAAAGTCCGGTATAAGGTCGATAATGACTATCGGCCGAACAGAGAAGGAGGGATAATTTGGGACGACCCCACGTTGGCTATTGACTGGCCATCTGACGATCCGATTCTGTCCGAGAAAGATCGGAACTGGCCGACACTGGAAACCGCGATTGAAAACGACCTGGTGTTTTAA
- a CDS encoding glucose-1-phosphate thymidylyltransferase, with translation MKGVLLSGGTGSRLRPITHTGPKQLIPVANKPVLQYAIEDLREAGITEIGIVLGNKSREEVQQFLGDGSKFGVEITYIVQGDPLGIAHAIGCTRDFIGNDDFVVYLGDNILRQPIEPLLDSFKRGEYAGGIALQEVDNPERFGVVDLDEDDNVVQIVEKPDDPPSNVAIIGIYILSPLAFEAIEEITPSWRNELEITDVFQWLIDHDEVIDSHTVEGWWKDTGKPKDIISANRLILGEMSSSIDGTIEEGAETMGTIELHETATVESGAVVRGPVSIDAGTVIKDETYLGPYTSIGPNSTIENTHIENSVIVGNSTIRTYDKIVDSLIGQGTDIKNGNDKKPEGRRLVVGEDSNLGF, from the coding sequence ATGAAAGGTGTTTTGTTATCGGGGGGGACAGGAAGTCGCCTCCGACCAATTACTCACACCGGCCCGAAACAACTCATACCCGTTGCGAACAAACCGGTCCTCCAGTACGCGATCGAGGACCTGCGAGAAGCAGGCATCACCGAAATCGGGATCGTCCTCGGGAATAAGAGCCGGGAAGAAGTTCAACAATTTTTGGGGGACGGTTCGAAGTTCGGTGTTGAGATCACGTATATCGTTCAAGGTGATCCACTCGGTATCGCACATGCAATCGGCTGCACGCGAGACTTCATCGGAAACGACGACTTCGTGGTGTACCTGGGAGACAACATACTCAGACAACCGATCGAACCGTTGCTCGACAGTTTCAAGCGGGGTGAGTATGCTGGGGGCATCGCTCTCCAGGAGGTGGACAATCCCGAGCGGTTTGGTGTGGTCGACCTGGACGAGGACGATAACGTCGTTCAGATCGTCGAGAAACCGGATGACCCGCCAAGCAACGTCGCGATTATCGGGATATACATCCTGTCTCCGTTAGCCTTCGAAGCTATCGAGGAGATAACGCCCTCGTGGCGAAACGAACTGGAAATCACGGATGTATTTCAGTGGCTCATAGATCACGACGAGGTGATCGACTCCCATACGGTGGAAGGATGGTGGAAAGATACTGGAAAACCCAAAGACATCATCTCTGCCAACCGACTGATTCTCGGTGAGATGAGTTCCTCGATCGACGGGACGATTGAAGAGGGTGCCGAAACGATGGGGACGATCGAGCTGCACGAGACAGCGACGGTGGAATCCGGGGCGGTCGTGCGCGGTCCCGTCTCTATCGATGCCGGGACAGTGATCAAAGACGAGACGTATCTGGGACCGTACACCTCGATTGGACCGAACTCGACGATTGAAAATACGCACATCGAAAACAGCGTTATCGTGGGGAACTCCACTATCAGAACGTATGATAAGATCGTCGACAGTCTCATCGGGCAGGGAACAGACATCAAAAACGGCAACGACAAAAAGCCGGAAGGTCGCCGACTTGTCGTCGGTGAAGATTCAAACCTGGGGTTCTGA
- a CDS encoding glycosyltransferase, with product MNVLYYLRVFPKLSESFVLNEIHTLNQLGHNVAVFALNSADDPLTHQEFEELDIPIRYAEHPKYTDLPKTIFSKTLSRFLPKVYSKEISTKDNIGNAVWTEQCIEFIEQLDWEIDCLHSHFAIEYTFPCGYISSYYDVPFTLTTHAYDLYRDSGPHTGTLLEIADRIITISQYNKRYITERFAPSTPIDVVYLGIRPDKFSPSDQVIDNRVLTVARLHEKKGVDVALETIAVVAREVPDVEYHIVGTGRQFEHLSQRVSELGIERNVEFLGNVSDEQLLTEYDQARCFLLPCVIAESGDRDGIPVSLMEAMAMRTPPVSTTISGIPELVDHGTNGLLTEPREPEATARAVLELLGNDSEWSVYADRSRDKVVEVFNVTEQVENLVASFEMARDSVVETPVPNNK from the coding sequence ATGAACGTCCTATACTACTTGAGGGTGTTTCCAAAACTGTCTGAAAGTTTCGTCCTCAATGAAATTCATACGCTGAACCAACTGGGTCACAACGTTGCAGTATTCGCATTGAACTCCGCCGACGATCCGCTCACACACCAGGAATTCGAAGAGCTAGATATTCCCATCAGGTACGCTGAACATCCAAAATACACGGATCTCCCGAAAACGATATTCTCCAAAACTCTATCACGATTTCTTCCGAAAGTTTATTCGAAAGAAATATCAACTAAAGATAATATCGGAAACGCTGTCTGGACGGAGCAGTGTATTGAATTCATCGAACAGTTAGACTGGGAAATCGATTGTCTGCACTCCCACTTTGCTATTGAGTATACGTTTCCCTGTGGGTATATCAGCTCGTATTACGACGTCCCGTTTACTCTCACAACTCATGCGTACGATCTATACCGCGACTCCGGGCCTCACACTGGTACCCTGCTCGAAATTGCCGATCGAATAATTACAATATCGCAATACAATAAGAGATACATTACCGAACGATTCGCACCGAGTACACCGATTGATGTCGTTTACCTTGGGATACGACCCGACAAATTTTCTCCGAGTGATCAGGTCATCGACAATCGGGTTCTCACTGTCGCTCGGCTTCATGAAAAAAAGGGTGTGGATGTCGCTCTTGAAACGATTGCCGTTGTCGCTCGGGAAGTTCCAGACGTCGAGTACCACATCGTTGGAACGGGGCGACAATTCGAGCACCTTTCACAGCGGGTGTCGGAGTTGGGTATCGAGCGAAATGTCGAGTTCTTGGGGAACGTTTCCGACGAACAGTTGCTCACCGAATATGACCAGGCCAGGTGTTTCTTGCTCCCTTGCGTCATCGCAGAATCGGGGGACAGAGACGGGATACCGGTGTCGTTGATGGAGGCGATGGCGATGCGAACACCACCAGTTTCGACGACAATATCGGGAATTCCCGAACTCGTTGACCACGGGACGAACGGGCTGTTGACCGAGCCGCGGGAGCCGGAAGCAACAGCCAGAGCGGTATTAGAACTATTAGGAAACGACTCAGAATGGTCGGTCTACGCCGATCGGTCACGAGATAAGGTTGTTGAGGTATTCAACGTAACTGAGCAAGTGGAAAACCTCGTTGCGTCATTCGAAATGGCTCGGGATTCAGTAGTCGAAACACCAGTTCCTAACAATAAATAG